Proteins found in one Cellulomonas palmilytica genomic segment:
- a CDS encoding type 1 glutamine amidotransferase domain-containing protein, with the protein MSLEDRTVAFLLTDGFEDSELTSPWAALTDAGARASLVSPTDVKVVGKNGYEQNVDLPVATADAADFDALVLPGGVVNADDLRLSQDAVRFVRAFVDAGKPVGVICHGAWVLVEADAVRGRRLTSYPSLRTDLTNAGADWVDEQVVVDGPFVSSRTPDDLPAFDEALVEAVGAAG; encoded by the coding sequence ATGTCGCTCGAGGACCGCACCGTCGCCTTCCTGCTCACCGACGGGTTCGAGGACAGCGAGCTCACGAGCCCCTGGGCGGCGCTGACGGACGCCGGTGCCCGCGCGTCGCTCGTCTCGCCCACGGACGTGAAGGTCGTCGGGAAGAACGGCTACGAGCAGAACGTCGACCTCCCGGTCGCGACGGCCGACGCCGCCGACTTCGACGCGCTCGTCCTCCCCGGCGGGGTCGTGAACGCGGACGACCTGCGCCTCTCGCAGGACGCCGTGCGGTTCGTGCGCGCGTTCGTCGACGCGGGCAAGCCCGTCGGTGTCATCTGCCACGGCGCGTGGGTCCTCGTCGAGGCGGACGCGGTGCGCGGGCGGCGGCTGACGAGCTACCCGTCGCTGCGCACCGACCTCACCAACGCGGGGGCGGACTGGGTGGACGAGCAGGTCGTCGTCGACGGGCCGTTCGTCTCGAGCCGCACGCCCGACGACCTGCCCGCGTTCGACGAGGCGCTCGTCGAGGCCGTCGGCGCGGCGGGCTGA
- a CDS encoding Fur family transcriptional regulator, which produces MIGQRTTRQRRAIGQLMGELADFRSAQQIHQLLAQRGEDIGLATVYRTLGAMAASGEFDVLRTATGETLYRRCERQGHHHHLVCRSCGRTVEVQAAAFETLVASLSDETGFVDVSHTLELFGTCATCAEELATS; this is translated from the coding sequence GTGATCGGTCAGCGCACGACGCGGCAGCGACGCGCGATCGGCCAGCTGATGGGCGAGCTCGCGGACTTCCGCAGCGCGCAGCAGATCCACCAGCTCCTCGCGCAGCGCGGCGAGGACATCGGGCTCGCGACCGTCTACCGCACGCTCGGCGCGATGGCCGCGAGCGGCGAGTTCGACGTCCTGCGCACCGCGACGGGCGAGACGCTCTACCGCCGGTGCGAGCGGCAGGGGCACCACCACCACCTGGTGTGCCGCAGCTGCGGGCGCACGGTCGAGGTGCAGGCGGCGGCGTTCGAGACGCTCGTCGCGTCGCTGTCCGACGAGACGGGCTTCGTCGACGTGTCGCACACGCTCGAGCTGTTCGGCACGTGCGCCACGTGCGCCGAGGAGCTCGCGACCTCCTGA
- a CDS encoding metal ABC transporter permease translates to MSALATTTLAPVTTTAAGLRTEVADDWWRRVFDFSDYGALLGLVQNSLVAAAVLGLVGGLVGVFVMQRDLAFAVHGISELSFAGAAAALLLSVDVMLGAVLGSVVAAVVIGLLGTRARDRNSIIGVLMPFGLGLGVLFLALYPGRAANKFGLLTGQVVAVDSTRLSVFLVVAALVVAGLLAMWRPLTFASVDPDVAAARGVPTRALGLAFMLLLGLAVALAVQVVGALLVLSLLITPAAAATRVSASPVVVPVLSVVFAVTSAVGGILLALGGSVPISPYVTTISFAIYVVCRLVGRARTRRGWARRTPVAAA, encoded by the coding sequence ATGAGCGCGCTCGCGACGACGACCCTCGCGCCCGTGACGACGACCGCCGCCGGCCTGCGGACCGAGGTCGCCGACGACTGGTGGCGGCGCGTGTTCGACTTCAGCGACTACGGCGCGCTGCTGGGCCTGGTGCAGAACTCGCTCGTCGCGGCCGCGGTGCTCGGGCTCGTCGGCGGGCTCGTCGGCGTGTTCGTCATGCAGCGCGACCTCGCGTTCGCGGTGCACGGGATCAGCGAGCTCTCGTTCGCCGGCGCGGCCGCGGCGCTCCTGCTGTCGGTCGACGTCATGCTCGGCGCGGTGCTCGGCTCGGTGGTCGCGGCGGTCGTGATCGGCCTGCTGGGGACGCGTGCGCGCGACCGGAACTCGATCATCGGCGTGCTCATGCCGTTCGGCCTGGGCCTCGGCGTGCTGTTCCTCGCGCTGTACCCGGGGCGCGCGGCGAACAAGTTCGGGCTGCTCACGGGGCAGGTCGTGGCGGTCGACTCGACGCGGCTGTCGGTGTTCCTGGTGGTCGCCGCGCTCGTCGTCGCGGGGCTGCTCGCGATGTGGCGCCCGTTGACGTTCGCGAGCGTCGACCCGGACGTCGCCGCGGCGCGCGGCGTGCCGACGCGTGCGCTCGGTCTCGCGTTCATGCTGCTCCTCGGCCTCGCGGTCGCGCTCGCGGTGCAGGTCGTCGGGGCGCTGCTCGTGCTGTCGCTGCTCATCACGCCCGCGGCGGCCGCGACGCGCGTGTCGGCGTCGCCGGTCGTGGTGCCGGTGCTGTCGGTGGTGTTCGCGGTGACGAGCGCGGTCGGCGGGATCCTGCTCGCGCTCGGCGGCTCGGTACCGATCAGCCCGTACGTCACGACGATCTCGTTCGCCATCTACGTCGTGTGCCGGCTCGTCGGCCGGGCGCGCACGCGGCGCGGCTGGGCGCGGCGAACCCCTGTCGCGGCAGCCTGA
- a CDS encoding metal ABC transporter ATP-binding protein, with the protein MSAPAAPLELAGARLAYGPRVVWSDLDLVVRPGEFLTVLGPNGSGKTSLLRVVLGLAPLAGGHLTILGRPPRRGSRAVGYIPQQRLIDPSTPVRARDLVRLGLDGDRWGIGGRRTRHRVDELLAAVGATSYADVPLGMLSGGEQQRVRIAQALGTEPALLLCDEPLLSLDLRHQHEVTALIDAMRRDRGTAVVFVTHEINPVLPYTDRVLYLGPAGHAIGTPDEVLTSSRLTALYGTPVDVLRSHGRVVIVGGDDEHHHVEEADA; encoded by the coding sequence GTGAGCGCCCCGGCGGCGCCGCTCGAGCTCGCGGGCGCGCGCCTCGCGTACGGACCGCGCGTCGTCTGGTCGGACCTCGACCTCGTCGTGCGGCCGGGGGAGTTCCTCACGGTGCTCGGCCCCAACGGGTCGGGCAAGACGAGCCTGCTGCGCGTGGTCCTCGGCCTCGCGCCGCTCGCCGGCGGGCACCTGACGATCCTCGGCCGGCCGCCGCGCCGGGGCAGCCGCGCGGTCGGGTACATCCCGCAGCAGCGGCTAATCGACCCGTCGACGCCCGTGCGGGCGCGCGACCTGGTGCGGCTCGGCCTCGACGGCGACCGCTGGGGCATCGGCGGGCGTCGCACGCGTCACCGGGTCGACGAGCTGCTCGCGGCCGTCGGCGCGACGTCGTACGCGGACGTGCCGCTCGGCATGCTCTCGGGCGGTGAGCAGCAGCGCGTGCGCATCGCGCAGGCGCTCGGCACCGAGCCCGCGCTGCTCCTGTGCGACGAGCCGCTGCTGTCCCTCGACCTGCGCCACCAGCACGAGGTCACGGCGCTCATCGACGCGATGCGCCGCGACCGCGGCACCGCGGTCGTGTTCGTGACCCACGAGATCAACCCGGTGCTCCCGTACACCGACCGGGTCCTGTACCTCGGGCCCGCCGGCCACGCGATCGGCACGCCGGACGAGGTCCTCACCTCCAGCCGCCTGACCGCGCTGTACGGCACGCCCGTCGACGTCCTGCGCTCGCACGGGCGCGTCGTCATCGTCGGCGGCGACGACGAGCACCACCACGTCGAGGAGGCCGACGCATGA
- a CDS encoding metal ABC transporter solute-binding protein, Zn/Mn family — MRARAATSLACCLTGALGLALTLGACSSDTVPDGPSDATLSVVASTNVWGDVVRQVAGDLAEVTSIIDDPSVDPHSFEANARVELAISRADLVVVNGGGYDDFATQLVDALDQAPPVVVAVDAHDEPAPVDATDPAHEDADDADHDDADRDDADGTHDEDGTHEDGHAHGEGNEHVWYDLPTAQAVAHQVADELAALAPEDAATLQANADAFVERVAELEQRAAELAGRHGGVGVLVTEPVPLLLVEAAGFVDRTPAQFSEAVEEEIDVPPGAMSEMLDLVSSPDVAFLVYNEQTTGPQTDQVLEAAQDAGLPVVDVTETLPEGEDYVSWMAGNLDAFAQALA; from the coding sequence ATGCGTGCCCGCGCCGCCACCTCCCTCGCCTGCTGCCTGACGGGCGCCCTGGGCCTGGCCCTGACGCTCGGCGCGTGCTCGTCGGACACCGTGCCGGACGGCCCGTCCGACGCGACGCTCTCGGTGGTCGCGTCCACGAACGTCTGGGGCGACGTCGTGCGGCAGGTGGCGGGCGACCTCGCCGAGGTGACCTCGATCATCGACGACCCGTCCGTCGACCCGCACTCGTTCGAGGCGAACGCGCGCGTCGAGCTCGCGATCTCGCGCGCCGACCTCGTCGTCGTCAACGGTGGTGGCTACGACGACTTCGCGACGCAGCTCGTGGACGCGCTCGACCAGGCGCCGCCCGTGGTCGTCGCGGTCGACGCGCACGACGAGCCCGCGCCCGTCGACGCGACCGACCCGGCCCACGAGGACGCCGACGACGCCGATCACGACGACGCCGATCGCGACGACGCCGACGGGACGCACGACGAGGACGGCACGCACGAGGACGGCCACGCGCACGGGGAGGGCAACGAGCACGTCTGGTACGACCTGCCCACCGCGCAGGCGGTCGCCCACCAGGTCGCGGACGAGCTCGCCGCGCTCGCTCCCGAGGACGCGGCGACGCTGCAGGCCAACGCGGACGCGTTCGTCGAACGCGTCGCGGAGCTCGAGCAGCGGGCCGCGGAGCTCGCCGGGCGGCACGGCGGCGTCGGGGTGCTCGTGACCGAGCCGGTGCCGCTGCTCCTGGTCGAGGCCGCCGGGTTCGTCGACCGCACGCCCGCGCAGTTCTCGGAGGCCGTCGAGGAGGAGATCGACGTCCCGCCGGGCGCGATGAGCGAGATGCTCGACCTCGTGTCGTCGCCCGACGTCGCGTTCCTCGTGTACAACGAGCAGACGACGGGCCCGCAGACCGACCAGGTGCTCGAGGCCGCGCAGGACGCGGGGCTGCCCGTCGTGGACGTGACCGAGACGCTGCCGGAGGGCGAGGACTACGTGTCGTGGATGGCGGGGAACCTGGACGCGTTCGCCCAGGCGCTCGCGTGA
- a CDS encoding UPF0182 family membrane protein, producing the protein MSFASTPRNPSAGRPAGRPSERRRGALVPTLIVLGAIVVLVLILAQVWTEWLWFDQLGFLEVLRTEWGTRAVLFVVGFLVMAVAVGLTMRYAYRSRPVYAPSTPEQASLDQYREAIEPLRRLVMIVAPALLGLFAGAAVSQRWDTVQLWMHSQHVGTSDPQYGIDLGFYLFVLPGIRFVVSFLIAVTVLSGVAALATQYLYGGLRIGGSNDTPRTTRAARIQLSVIAAVLMLLVAANYWLDRYSILTKTAEKFDGAAYTDVHAVIPSKAILAGIAVFVAVTFVVTAVRGNWRVPLIGVGLMVVAAIAVGGIYPAVVQRFQVQPNQQDAESEYIKRNIDATRQAYGIDDVDVQEYDAKVTAEPQALRDDAETAASIRLLDPQVVSPSFKQLQQVTTFYSFPDTLSVDRYQIDGESQDTVIAARELNLSGLEASQRNWTNDVTVYTHGYGVVAAAGNRTAARGAPSFLESGIPSKGVLGEYEPRIYFSPGSPQYSIVGGPEGSEWELDRPTNDGGGSVNTRFPTQDVSAGPSVGNAWNKLLYAVKFGSEQILFSDRVNEHSQILYDRSPRDRVEKVAPYLTLDGRVYPAVVGGRVVWIVDGYTTSSQYPYAAQVTLDDATVDSLTQSSQTVQALQSKTANYIRNSVKATVDAYDGTVTLYAWDDEDPILRAWQEIFPTSLQPLSEIEGELMAHLRYPEDLFKVQRELLARYHVTDPKQFFTGTDFWAVPDDPNTAGNVAQPPYYMTLRMPNEKAASFSLTSTFIPFGQQARNVMRGYIAVDADAGAQDGTKAAGYGKIRMLELPRDGSVPGPGQVNNNMTTDSTVAEEFTLLGRGGANIVRANLLALPVGDGMLYVQPVYLQAETGTTFPLLQRVIVAFGDDVAISETLDGALNDVFDGDSGVETDPGTEPGGEEPDPGTGGEAPEEPGAGEEPGGEDAQARADLADALERARVAIQEGQAALAEGDFAAYGESQDALDQAIADALDAEARLEGGSAVTPTPTSTATPAPTATAGS; encoded by the coding sequence GTGAGCTTCGCCAGCACACCCCGCAACCCGAGCGCCGGCCGACCAGCCGGCCGTCCGAGCGAGAGGCGGCGCGGAGCGCTCGTCCCGACGCTGATCGTGCTCGGCGCGATCGTCGTGCTCGTCCTGATCCTGGCCCAGGTGTGGACCGAGTGGCTGTGGTTCGACCAGCTCGGCTTCCTCGAGGTGCTGCGCACCGAGTGGGGCACGCGCGCCGTGCTGTTCGTGGTCGGGTTCCTGGTGATGGCCGTCGCGGTCGGGCTGACCATGCGGTACGCGTACCGCTCGCGGCCGGTGTACGCGCCGTCGACGCCCGAGCAGGCGAGCCTCGACCAGTACCGCGAGGCCATCGAGCCGCTGCGCCGCCTCGTCATGATCGTCGCGCCCGCGCTGCTCGGCCTGTTCGCCGGTGCCGCGGTGTCGCAGCGCTGGGACACGGTCCAGCTGTGGATGCACTCCCAGCACGTCGGGACGTCCGACCCGCAGTACGGGATCGACCTGGGCTTCTACCTGTTCGTGCTGCCGGGCATCCGGTTCGTGGTGTCGTTCCTGATCGCGGTCACGGTGCTCTCGGGCGTCGCGGCGCTCGCGACGCAGTACCTGTACGGGGGCCTGCGCATCGGCGGCAGCAACGACACGCCGCGCACGACGCGCGCCGCGCGCATCCAGCTGTCGGTGATCGCCGCGGTGCTCATGCTGCTGGTGGCCGCGAACTACTGGCTCGACCGCTACTCGATCCTCACGAAGACCGCCGAGAAGTTCGACGGCGCCGCGTACACCGACGTGCACGCGGTCATCCCGTCGAAGGCGATCCTCGCGGGCATCGCGGTGTTCGTCGCCGTCACGTTCGTCGTGACCGCGGTGCGCGGGAACTGGCGCGTGCCGCTCATCGGCGTGGGCCTCATGGTCGTCGCCGCGATCGCGGTCGGCGGCATCTACCCGGCGGTCGTGCAGCGCTTCCAGGTGCAGCCCAACCAGCAGGACGCCGAGTCGGAGTACATCAAGCGCAACATCGACGCGACGCGTCAGGCGTACGGCATCGACGACGTGGACGTGCAGGAGTACGACGCGAAGGTGACGGCGGAGCCGCAGGCCCTGCGCGACGACGCGGAGACCGCGGCGTCGATCCGTCTGCTCGACCCGCAGGTCGTCAGCCCGTCGTTCAAGCAGCTGCAGCAGGTCACGACGTTCTACAGCTTCCCGGACACGCTGTCGGTCGACCGGTACCAGATCGACGGCGAGAGCCAGGACACGGTCATCGCCGCGCGTGAGCTCAACCTGTCCGGCCTCGAGGCGTCGCAGCGCAACTGGACCAACGACGTGACCGTGTACACGCACGGGTACGGCGTGGTCGCGGCGGCGGGCAACCGCACCGCGGCGCGCGGCGCCCCGTCGTTCCTCGAGAGCGGGATCCCGTCGAAGGGTGTGCTCGGCGAGTACGAGCCGCGCATCTACTTCAGCCCGGGCTCGCCGCAGTACTCGATCGTCGGTGGCCCCGAGGGCTCGGAGTGGGAGCTGGACCGTCCGACGAACGACGGCGGCGGCTCGGTCAACACGCGCTTCCCGACGCAGGACGTCTCGGCCGGCCCGAGCGTCGGCAACGCGTGGAACAAGCTGCTGTACGCGGTGAAGTTCGGCTCGGAGCAGATCCTGTTCTCGGACCGCGTGAACGAGCACTCGCAGATCCTGTACGACCGCAGCCCGCGGGACCGCGTGGAGAAGGTCGCGCCGTACCTGACGCTCGACGGGCGCGTCTACCCGGCGGTCGTCGGCGGGCGCGTGGTGTGGATCGTCGACGGCTACACGACGAGCAGCCAGTACCCGTACGCCGCGCAGGTCACGCTCGACGACGCGACGGTCGACTCGCTCACGCAGTCGTCGCAGACCGTCCAGGCGCTGCAGTCGAAGACCGCGAACTACATCCGCAACTCGGTCAAGGCGACGGTCGACGCGTACGACGGCACGGTGACGCTGTACGCGTGGGACGACGAGGACCCGATCCTGCGCGCGTGGCAGGAGATCTTCCCGACGTCGCTGCAGCCGCTGAGCGAGATCGAGGGCGAGCTCATGGCTCACCTGCGCTACCCCGAGGACCTGTTCAAGGTGCAGCGTGAGCTGCTCGCGCGCTACCACGTGACCGACCCGAAGCAGTTCTTCACCGGGACGGACTTCTGGGCGGTGCCGGACGACCCGAACACCGCGGGCAACGTGGCGCAGCCGCCGTACTACATGACGCTGCGGATGCCGAACGAGAAGGCCGCGAGCTTCTCGCTGACGTCGACGTTCATCCCGTTCGGTCAGCAGGCCCGCAACGTCATGCGCGGGTACATCGCGGTCGACGCGGACGCGGGCGCGCAGGACGGCACGAAGGCCGCCGGGTACGGCAAGATCCGGATGCTCGAGCTGCCGAGAGACGGCTCGGTGCCCGGTCCGGGCCAGGTGAACAACAACATGACGACCGACTCGACGGTCGCCGAGGAGTTCACGCTGCTCGGGCGCGGTGGCGCGAACATCGTGCGCGCCAACCTGCTCGCGCTCCCGGTGGGTGACGGCATGCTCTACGTCCAGCCCGTGTACCTGCAGGCCGAGACCGGCACGACGTTCCCGCTGCTGCAGCGCGTGATCGTCGCGTTCGGCGACGACGTGGCGATCTCCGAGACGCTCGACGGCGCGCTCAACGACGTCTTCGACGGCGACTCGGGCGTGGAGACCGACCCGGGTACCGAGCCGGGCGGCGAGGAGCCGGACCCCGGCACGGGTGGCGAGGCGCCCGAGGAGCCGGGGGCGGGCGAGGAGCCGGGCGGCGAGGACGCGCAGGCGCGTGCGGACCTCGCGGACGCGCTCGAGCGGGCGCGCGTCGCGATCCAGGAGGGTCAGGCGGCGCTCGCGGAGGGCGACTTCGCGGCCTACGGCGAGTCGCAGGACGCGCTCGACCAGGCGATCGCGGACGCGCTCGACGCGGAGGCGCGGCTCGAGGGCGGCTCGGCCGTGACGCCGACGCCCACGTCCACGGCGACTCCGGCGCCGACGGCCACGGCCGGCAGCTGA
- a CDS encoding PPA1309 family protein, which yields MNPSTPPPADVPAQGPAPDAATRALADAVREIEHHVAAAGWDAPVRVFALVRTQAALAAEPSLAEQLTPTTLAAAQAEPWHLTSVEQEGLPDAPDLETLLAGLSWPETVDGVAVTAERVVLPPAAEAQMPADPDEALPWLLAHPDRQDVRLAVGVLRQGATWCAVRQRAHDSDDQVGQGADVVPGLLEALRATLA from the coding sequence GTGAACCCCAGCACGCCGCCGCCCGCCGACGTCCCCGCGCAGGGGCCCGCCCCCGACGCCGCCACCCGCGCGCTCGCCGACGCCGTGCGCGAGATCGAGCACCACGTCGCCGCCGCGGGCTGGGACGCCCCGGTGCGCGTGTTCGCCCTGGTCCGCACGCAGGCCGCGCTCGCCGCCGAGCCGTCGCTCGCCGAGCAGCTCACGCCCACGACGCTCGCCGCCGCGCAGGCCGAGCCGTGGCACCTGACGTCGGTCGAGCAGGAGGGGCTGCCCGACGCGCCGGACCTCGAGACGCTGCTCGCGGGCCTGTCCTGGCCCGAGACGGTCGACGGCGTGGCGGTGACCGCCGAGCGCGTCGTGCTGCCCCCGGCCGCCGAGGCTCAGATGCCCGCGGACCCCGACGAGGCGCTGCCGTGGCTGCTCGCGCACCCCGACCGTCAGGACGTGCGCCTCGCGGTGGGCGTGCTGCGCCAGGGCGCGACCTGGTGCGCCGTGCGCCAGCGCGCGCACGACAGCGACGACCAGGTCGGTCAGGGCGCCGACGTGGTGCCCGGGCTGCTCGAGGCGCTGCGCGCGACCCTCGCCTGA
- a CDS encoding YlbL family protein, translating into MPDENVTPEQPAQPDPRPGDPAVPADGTAPGAGGVAGGDALGAPAPVVAERPSRRAVTLSVSMLATAVLLAAVAVLPAPYSVSSPGPTEDVLGTLDDKPLITIEGAPTYDSTGELRLTTVSATGGPGYPSSTLRVLRGWFSPWSVVQPREILFPDADESQEDIDRENTAQMVSSQENAAVAALTELGHEVPATLLVAGTVPGTGADGKFEEGDVITAIDGTPLPDYQSLVTTMAAVRSGADVTVTVRRQGEERDVTVTTTKGDDGRAQMGVYIDPDFDMPVDVTIEAGRIGGPSAGTMFALGIIDRLTPQDEANGQVVAGTGTIDVVGRVGAIGGIRQKLAGAHRDGARWFLAPEANCREVVGHVPDGLRVVRVATLHEAYTDLVAIGKGEGDSLPTCTAEPAGS; encoded by the coding sequence GTGCCCGACGAGAACGTCACCCCCGAGCAGCCCGCGCAGCCGGACCCCCGCCCCGGCGACCCGGCCGTCCCCGCCGACGGCACGGCGCCCGGCGCAGGCGGCGTCGCGGGCGGCGACGCGCTCGGCGCGCCCGCACCCGTCGTCGCCGAGCGACCCAGCCGGCGCGCGGTCACGCTGTCGGTCTCGATGCTCGCGACCGCGGTGCTGCTCGCGGCGGTCGCGGTGCTGCCCGCGCCGTACTCGGTGAGCAGCCCGGGGCCGACCGAGGACGTGCTGGGCACGCTCGACGACAAGCCGCTCATCACCATCGAGGGTGCGCCGACGTACGACTCGACGGGCGAGCTGCGCCTGACGACCGTCTCCGCGACGGGCGGCCCGGGGTACCCGTCGAGCACGCTGCGGGTGCTGCGCGGCTGGTTCTCGCCGTGGTCGGTCGTGCAGCCGCGCGAGATCCTGTTCCCCGACGCCGACGAGTCGCAGGAGGACATCGACCGCGAGAACACCGCGCAGATGGTGTCCTCGCAGGAGAACGCGGCCGTCGCGGCCCTGACCGAGCTCGGGCACGAGGTCCCCGCGACGCTGCTGGTCGCCGGCACCGTGCCGGGCACGGGCGCGGACGGGAAGTTCGAGGAGGGCGACGTCATCACCGCGATCGACGGCACGCCCCTGCCGGACTACCAGAGCCTCGTCACGACGATGGCGGCGGTGCGGTCGGGCGCCGACGTCACGGTCACGGTGCGCCGGCAGGGCGAGGAGCGGGACGTCACCGTGACGACGACGAAGGGCGACGACGGCCGCGCGCAGATGGGCGTCTACATCGACCCGGACTTCGACATGCCGGTCGACGTGACGATCGAGGCGGGCCGGATCGGCGGCCCGAGCGCGGGGACCATGTTCGCGCTCGGGATCATCGACAGGCTCACGCCGCAGGACGAGGCGAACGGCCAGGTGGTCGCGGGCACGGGGACGATCGACGTCGTCGGGCGGGTCGGGGCGATCGGCGGGATCCGGCAGAAGCTCGCGGGTGCGCACCGCGACGGTGCGCGGTGGTTCCTCGCGCCCGAGGCGAACTGCCGCGAGGTCGTCGGGCACGTGCCGGACGGGCTGCGCGTCGTGCGTGTCGCGACGCTGCACGAGGCGTACACGGACCTCGTCGCGATCGGCAAGGGCGAGGGCGACTCGCTGCCGACGTGCACGGCGGAGCCCGCGGGCTCCTGA
- a CDS encoding Rossmann-fold NAD(P)-binding domain-containing protein, whose translation MAGREVRSGRSARDVVVVGTGPVAAGVLAAWGERARGVDEVPAAEPASVLAGARVVVLVAHPGDLRSVAGRRGPEGHAAAVAHAQRTFAAAREVRAEHVVVVTSALVHGAHPDRPVVHDDEPVLTGARAVPDGLVGHLLAVEAVVARASRRRSPRVTVVRPAAMVGRGTDTFVTRHFEAPRLLVVRGVERPWQLVHVDDVGAATVFAVEHGLTGALTVGPPDTLTPEQVSAAAGMRTVALAPATAFGTAERLHRVGVLPAPAAELAYVVYPWTVAADRLTAAGFEPRWSSAQALDVLLEGVRGRLALGGRRVERRDAAALGAAGAAVALLGTAAIWRQARRRG comes from the coding sequence ATGGCGGGTCGTGAGGTTCGCTCAGGGCGCAGCGCGCGCGACGTCGTCGTCGTGGGCACGGGGCCTGTCGCGGCGGGAGTGCTCGCGGCCTGGGGCGAGCGTGCCCGCGGCGTGGACGAGGTCCCTGCGGCGGAACCCGCGTCGGTGCTCGCGGGAGCGCGCGTCGTCGTGCTCGTCGCGCACCCCGGCGACCTGCGGTCGGTCGCCGGGCGACGCGGGCCCGAGGGGCACGCCGCGGCGGTCGCGCACGCGCAGCGCACGTTCGCGGCGGCGCGCGAGGTGCGTGCCGAGCACGTCGTCGTCGTGACCTCCGCCCTCGTGCACGGCGCGCACCCGGACCGGCCCGTCGTGCACGACGACGAGCCCGTGCTCACGGGTGCGCGGGCGGTGCCCGACGGCCTCGTCGGGCACCTGCTCGCGGTCGAGGCGGTCGTGGCGCGCGCGTCCCGCCGCCGCTCGCCCCGCGTGACGGTCGTGCGACCCGCGGCGATGGTCGGGCGGGGCACGGACACGTTCGTCACGCGGCACTTCGAGGCGCCGCGCCTGCTCGTGGTGCGCGGCGTCGAGCGGCCGTGGCAGCTCGTGCACGTCGACGACGTGGGTGCCGCGACGGTGTTCGCGGTGGAGCACGGCCTCACCGGTGCCCTCACGGTCGGGCCGCCGGACACGCTCACCCCCGAGCAGGTCAGCGCCGCGGCGGGGATGCGGACCGTGGCGCTCGCGCCCGCCACCGCGTTCGGCACGGCCGAGCGGCTGCACCGGGTCGGGGTGCTGCCCGCGCCCGCGGCCGAGCTCGCGTACGTGGTCTACCCGTGGACCGTCGCCGCGGACCGGCTGACGGCGGCGGGCTTCGAGCCGCGGTGGTCGAGCGCGCAGGCGCTGGACGTGCTGCTCGAGGGCGTGCGCGGGCGGCTCGCGCTCGGCGGCCGCCGGGTCGAGCGGCGGGACGCGGCCGCGCTGGGTGCCGCGGGTGCGGCGGTCGCGCTGCTCGGCACCGCGGCGATCTGGCGGCAGGCACGCCGCCGCGGCTGA